Sequence from the Macaca fascicularis isolate 582-1 chromosome 16, T2T-MFA8v1.1 genome:
TTTTCTAtattctattattaaaaagtttttcaaaaataacaatGGAAAAAGAACAAGTAGGGTGCAGTTAATTGTTTCAAGTGACATACTCAGGTCAGGTAAGATAAGAACTGAACATTATACATTGGATTTAGCCAacaataagtcagtcacaaataGTTCTTAAACATTTACTAAGTAGAGGTCATTTTGACATGTCATAGAATGAGAAAGTAGAGTATAAGCCTAAAGGCAAGATATAACTTTCCTGATTTTGATGCTGCAGCTTTTACTTACACGATAATGATTGttgtggtggtagtgatgatgaaaGCTTCAATAAGCCACGTTCCAACTGCATAAAAATCTTAAATCTCCTGTAACAACTAATCACAAACTTTCTTCTTTGCTTAGGTAGGGTTTTTGGATCGGCAGAGGACATTGGCCTTGCTGGAATTGTTCTATGACCATAGTTCACAAATGCTTAGGAGTTTACTTCGAAACCCACGACAATGTAAGTGCCACTCAGAGGGAGTATGTTCAAGCTGAAGTGTCACTTGATATGTACTGATATGATACACTGATATGATAACACAAGATTATTCTACCACCATGGAATCCCTTCACATAATAGCTTTCTTAGATCATGATAACTGTATCTAGTTGTTTATTTCCTCCACAAAATTCACTCTTCATCACAACTAGATGTATTTTTCACCACAGTGCAATACTCAAAAATTTTATATCAGAACTCAGTGAGAACTCAATTTTAAATTCATGCAAATGAAGAAATGCTCTAGTGACAGTCTGAATGTTTTGGAAATTAAGTTTGTAATGGTAATTCCATTTtatcaacaaaaaaatttttttgagacagaatcttactcttcttgcccaggctggagtgcagtggcatgatcatgactcactgcagcctcaacctcccaggtgggagatgattctcccacctcagccccctgagtagctgggactacaggtgtataccaccatgcccagctaattttttgtatttttaatagagagagggtttcaccctGTTTCCAAGGAtagtctcaaatgcctgggtgctgggattatatgtgtaagccactgcacccaataCCCAACTTAAAATTATAAGATTTATaagaataatatttccttttcccaagCATTTTTACTTGTGTACCTTTACTTATACAGTAAAATGTCCTTTTTATGTTATTTCCAAGACAAATAGAATTAtggggtttatttttattttattttactttttcagagatggggtcttgctatgttgcccaggctggcttcaaactcctgggatccagcaatcctcctgcctcaggctccagagtagccaggactacaggcatgtgccactgtgctcagcttttttcattttttttttttaaagagaaggtaTCATACTGGCTGAGTTTCTCaaagcatgtctttttttttttttttttttttttttttttttgagacagtcttactctgttgcccaggctggagtgcaatggcgcaatctcagctaactgcaacctctgcctcccgggttcaagcgattatccctgccttatcctcccaagtatctgggattacaggtgcccgccactacacgcagctattttttttgtatttttagtagagacggggtttcaccatgttgggcaggctgatctcaaactcctgacctcaggtatccacctgccttggctcccaaagtgctgagattacaggcattgagccaccacacctggccaagaatgtcaatattttatttttgtgtgaagATTTATTACTTGGATACTTACAAATCTGTGGGTGATATACTTGGAGTATTTCTGAAAATTGTGAGAATCACAATTTTATAGCTTACCACTACTGTTTTGGGAGAAACGGGGACAGTCTTGTGGCATGATTTCCACTCTTTATAGTACAGACACCAGGGTTTTATTGTCGTTGTTTAACAGTGGGATTCTGTGAATACTATCCAGTCTTTCCCTAGTATTCTGTTCCAGGTGCCCATATAAGTTGTAGAGGAAAATAACTGAGGAATGAAGAACATAGAAGAGGGAAAGAGATAGGGGGGAAAATGAATGCTGGAAAAATATAGCCTCAGTGAAAGATTGTCATGGATAAAGACTTGCTTTTTATATTGcagatattgaaaatatatttgagatgaAAGATGTGTCCCCTTTCCCATCCCTATGCGATGCTTATTGTAGGGGACTACAAAGGTAGAGGACAAATTCTATTGGCCTTGGCAGTCTAAGCAACACTCCAAGTAGCAAAAGGAGAATCCTGTTTATTTCCAAAATCACACCTTTTAGGAAGGGATGATTTCTAACTTAGTAGTATAAGTTCTTTTGGatacctttttactttttattgtgttGCAACCAAAGATAACTGATATTTATTTAGAGCAATAGGTCTATATTACAATCTCTGTGCTCAATGCTTTTCTTTGCATTAATTTAATAGCTCTAATTCTGCATTATAAGATCAATGGTTTAagtgaatattttgttttctgcattAGGGCCATTCATTGAATTTGAAGAGATAAACTTGACTGAGTTGTGGGGAGACATGGATAATCAGAAACACATTTATGAAGGTTTTGACGAAGTGCTCTTAGAGATGAATACATTACTTTCTGCAAAACATGCTAGCAAAACCCAAAGTAAATTATTAGAAAGTCCAGATCAACCTAAACTTGATGAACAGAGAACATCAACAACACCACCAAACCCACCAGAACAGTGGAGAGGAGTAACTGCAGAACAAGGACCACAAAGAATTTCAACTGAAGAACAAGGCAAAAAGTCAACTGCAGAACAAGAACTGTACACAGAATCAGTAATAGAACCAGGAACCCACACAGAGTCAACTCTAGAACAAGAGTCAAGTAGAGGGTTAGTAACAGAACAAGAAACACACAGAGAGTCAACTACAGAACAAGGACAGCAAAAAGGGTCAATAGAAGGACAAGGACCACGCAGAGTGTCAGTTTCAGAACAAGGGGCACGCAGAGAGTCAGTTGCAGAACAGCGGTCACGCAGAGAGTCTATTGCAGAACAGGGGTCACGCAGAGAGTCAGTTGCAGAACAGGGGTCACGCAGAGAGTCAACTGCAGAAAAAGATCGACGCAAAGGGTCAGTAGCAGAACAAGGATCACGCAGAATGTCAACTGCAGAACAGGAATCACTCAGAGAGTCAATAATAGAAGAACCATACCAAAAATCAGAACAAGCACCTTATGGAGAGATAATTTCAGAAGAGCAAAAAGACTCAACTTCACAATCAAGAAAAGATAGTatcttaaaaagtacaaaatatggGGAGCCTATACCCTCTGAGTACATTGAAGTCCCTCTACAGGAAAAGAGGTCTTGGGAACAAGCATATGAAGAGGAAGTATTCCTGAGTTCTGAACTGCAAGAGGAAGTTCCAACATTAAGTAGAAAAGATCACTTTTCAGGTAGTAATGCAGTTCTTCTACAACATCAGCTCCCTGTTTCATGGAATGGTTTTTAAAGTCTTTTCAGAAAATACTCATTtaagtcagaattttttttctggcatatCAGGTCATGCAAATCTCAGGCATATTTTGCTGCTCAACATGAGTCTAGACCTTGAACAATAATCAATTAAGTTAATTACATTCACCAGTGAAATGCAAACCAGAATGTCTCTATTGTCAATTTATGTGTAATTTCCATTGTACTAGATTATAGAAGTGTTTTAATTGGGTTTCTGGAAAGGTAGGAGAAgcccttttgttttaaatgtaatgtCTGATACtagaaaccattttaaaatttttcttttatttcaactgTAAATGGGTCTTTTTtcagttaaatataaaatatatgttctaGAAGAGTTTCTGAAAGTCATATTTAAGACAGAATGCACCctgaatttcaaatatttattctcatGTCTTTGGTCAGAATTTAGGCATACAGTAGTTCTCCCTTatccatggttttgctttccacagtttcagtaaACCGCAATCAACCACAGTCAGAAAGTATTACatggaaattctagaaataaacaattcatacattttaaattgtgcacCATTCTGAGTAGTATAATGAAATCTTGCACCTTTTGTTCAGTATGTCCATGTTGTCTATGTTACCTGCTCATTAGTCACTTAATAGCTGCTGGATTATCAGATTGTCATTATGTTGCAGTACTcttgttcaagtaacccttattttacctAATAATGGCTCCAGTCACAAGAGTAAtgatgctggcaatttggatatgccaaagagaaggcATAAAGTGCTACCTTTGAAGTGAAAATGTGAAAGttctcagctgggcacggtggctcatgcctgtaatcccagcactttgagagggtgaggcaggtggattgcttaagcccaggagttcaagaccagcctgagcaacatggcaaaacgccatctcaaaaaaaaattagctgggcatagtggcatgcacctgtagtcttggctacacaggaggctgaggtgggaggatcacctgaacctcaggaggttgagcctgcaataagccatgattgtaccactgcactccatccagcctaagcaacaaagtgaaaccctatcagaaagaagagagagagagagagagagaggaaggaaggaaggaaggaaggaaggaaggaagggagggagggagggagggagggagggagggagggagggagggagggagggagggagggatgaaagTTCTCAacttaggaaagaaagaaaattgtattcTGGGGTTGTTAAAATGTACAGTAAGAACAAATCTTTTACTTAttaaattgtgaagaaggaaaaagaaactcatGCTAGTTTTTCTGTCacacctcaaactgcaaaagtatATGTACTATCTTCAGTTTCAGGCATTCACTAGGGATCTTGGAACATATCCTCCCAAGTATAAAAAGAGGGCTACTGTATAGTAATACCTAGCTGTGAGGGTGGCTGGGAAATATAGCCCTCATTTTGCATGGCCAAATTGGATACAATAATAGCTTTTGCTACAGAGCTGCTTTCAACAATTCAagttattaatttattcactGTGGTTGATTACGACACTACATATATGGGAAAGTACTTAGAGTTTTTTGTGTTCTGTATGCAAGGCATTTCTATCACTTATTAACCTTAGAATAGCTAATGGAATATGTAATGTCTAATTCATAAGCATTTTCATTTGTACCTTTTAGAAACTACAAAAAAGGAAGTTCAGAAAGACAAGTCCTGTGAACCCAAGTCccaaaaaatagaaggaaagtcATGGTCAGGTAActcctcatttaatcctcctttCATTTATACCCTAGAACAAAAATATTGTGAAAGTGAAGTTTGATTGGCTGCGTTATGGAATGTGTTTTTACAGGTGAATTTTTTACTTGCAACTGGAAGATGAAGTATGTCACATTTGAAGATGAGGAACAGGCAAACTTAATCTATGGTAACTCCAGGTTCGCAGGTACATGTTAACAATGAAAGTAGGAAGAATAGATGGCAGTCCAATAGATGGATTTAATTTACTCTGGTACTCGATGATAAAGACTGCATTTAGCTAAGGCAGAATGGGAAGGTGTTCCTTGCATTATTTTGTCCGTAAGCTGGTGAATCTAAATATATACCAGATAGATGTATTTGGTGGTGGTGTACTATTGATGGTGGAATGTGCTATTGATGAGTGCTCTTCTGCTTTGAAACTTATCGTATTAGTATACATTTTTTAACCATGATATGACCCTACCACCACTTTAAAGCTATGATCTAAGCATACAGAGAAAATCAGATACTAGATACTAAAACTCAATAGAAATCATTTCAGCTATGCCTTTCCCTGGTAGGGCCACATCTAAACATATGAGACAAGTGAGAATCTTATCTTGTTTTTGAAGACTTACAAAGAAAGATCTACTCAGCAGAGCAGAGTAGTTTCTGGCTTTCAGACAAAGCATGTCTTTAACAATGATTGTTCCAAAAGCACTCATATTTCACTAAAATCCTATTATATTGTTTTGGCTTTCACATCAACAAGTTGTAGAACTAAATTAGATCAAGATTATCTTCTTCCTACCTgcaaatttttctctcatttaagcCTCAAATAACAAACTTTCTATTCTCAAATTTTCTGGTGAAAATGCATGGCACTGGTCAAGCTCTTGCAGCCTGCTAATTCATGTTGTTCTTCTTAGTCATCTTTATATCtatatacaattttatgtatataaaaattgtGAGTAATCATTTGTTTGTCACATCAAATCTCATATAGAAGGGCATGAATGattgaatcaatgaataaatcaAATGGAAGTCACTTTGCTGACATTTTATGAAATGTACTTCATATTATAATATTGAGCTAAAAGGTAAATATAGTAGTCAAGACTCTTGGAGAAAGGAGTTGTGGTGGTGGtatttagtaatttatttaacTAGAAAGTTCAGAGTGCAGCTGTTTTCAGGCACAACTAGATTCAAAGGCTCAACAATAGCAACAGGATACTGTCTGTCTGCCTCTGAGCCCTGTTTTTCTGTGTCACTTTTAATTTGAGACAGTTTTCTCCATGCTGTGACAAAAATGGCCATGAAAGCATCTCTAAGCTTATATTCTACTAGTTCAGCAATCAGAGTACAAAAAGAATGATTCGTCCCTAATAGTTCTTCCAAAAGTTCTAAGGCTAACTCTCATTGGCCTATAGTAGGTTACATTGCTATCATATATGAATTGTTAGCTGGACGTTTATCACATGACCATCCATGGCACCAGAGTGGGAGGCACAGTATGACCTGACTCATCTGAACTGACAATGGAGAGAtgttttttccaaagaaaaaaggaggatGCTGTCCTCCTGAAGGGAGCATGGATTCCTGACAGGCAAAAATAGCAGGTATTCATTACAATAGGCACTCATTTATTTTCCCTAACTGAAAGACTTGTTCACTTTACTGTTTGGTAATGTTTCCTGCTTGATAGATTTACACTCAATTATCAGAAATATTCAGTCCTGCAAGGAGGTAAAAGGCAGAACTGCCTTCAATGGAGTTTCATTCAATCTGCTCCAGTTTGTGCAACTCCTGGAGACATTTGTTGGTGAAGATGCTCCCTTGAGTGTCAGCGAGACTCTCACCTCCTTTTTTaaggagggctatgttgaaacagaacaagagaaaatGAATGCCTTAGAACAGGTGGGtagtattatttattaataatacaaatgaGGTCACTATTATAAGTAAATCTCTCAACCTCAGTTGCTCCTGATATGGCTCATGTTAAAAAATGTACAACCAAACTGATCACTTTATTTCAACAAGCATAGCCGTTAAAGATTCTATTTTATCATCAAATATTCTAAGATCACACCCCAGAGAACTCATTCCCTTAATAATAACATGATTGCTTCTGGCAGGAGATGGTTTATTGTAcagctttattctttctctgaAGGTTGACAAGCAGATATGGATATATgcaaagatgtgtgtgtgtgcattataCGCCTGTGTGTGAGTGTCTTTATGAGTACACACACCTGGGGTATGATTATGGCTGAGTATATGTTTTTACTCATGAGCACCCAGGTAGTACATATTTCCTAAGAACTTACTACTTACTTGGGTGACACATTAGCTTATATGAACAATTTCTTGTCTCTTACATGAAATATGTCAATTACTTTCACTAAGCTTTTTCAGTAATCATCAGCCCTATGAGTCTTTTCAGCCTAATTCTAGACAATTCCCTTTACCTTCTCAATTCCAGTTCCTCCTACTTAATCAAAAggtatatattcattttatttttgcaattagATCTATCTAGACATTAATTCAATTACTATCTCGCTAATATAGTTAGCCTAGTGAAAActctaaaagataaataaaattaatgtcaaaTATAATcaatcttaaatataaaaaaagaatttttaaaacacagccatttttcattatttaaacacTGCCATTCATTCCCCTTCACTCAAAACATATTccttagggccaggtgcagtggctcatgcttgtaattccagtgctttgggaggctgaggagggaaaatCTCTTGGGCTCAGgaatttgaagttacagtgagctgtaattatGCCACTctattccatcctgggtgacacagcaagactctgtctctagataaaaataataataattttaaaatcccacTAAGAAGTCAGGCAAAGCACTCTGTGTATTTATCACATTCCTGAACAACTAGAGAAGGAGTGGAAAAGAATGGTCAAAGATTCTTAAGGTTTGTAGAAGaaatttgcacacacacacacacacacacacacaaatgattcTTAAGGAATACTAATGCAGAGAATGcctgttgttgttctttttcttcaaagcCAGTCAAGTTTAGCAGTGGGAGGTTGTATACCAACTTTAGTTGACACTAATGTTAATAAGTTCTGATAACCCCCTACCATGGGACCAAACAAgaatgtctgttttgttttgtttttgtttttgtttttgtttttgttttggcctAGAGGTAAAACAGAGAAATGGTATTTAAGGGATTAAAATTAatcactgcattttcttttctaaaaaattgaaaaaaaattttttttaagactgaggtcttgctatgttgctcaggctggtatccaactcccggcctcaagtgatactcctgcctcagcctcctgagcggctggatttacaggcatgcaccactgctgAATCACTGCATTTTCCGTTAATATCATGCTTAGCCCCAAAGTAAACCTGTTTTAATAAAAGATGCTGGACTTTTTTAGGAATAAACACTAGCACAATGAACATGTATCTTCTGTGCTTTATTATCCTGTTTGTATCCCAGTTTAGCCAAAATGCTTTCCAAGTCCGACGGAGGCTTCTTCTAGAAGCCATCTTTCAGAAGTGGGACAGTGATGGCTCAGGCTTCCTGGATCTGAAGGAAGTTGATGAACTCTTATACACATACAAGGAGGGAATGGAAAAAGAATCTATGAAGAAAGGTAAAATATAAGAATGTTCTTATTTAAATTGTGGTAATTAACTTGGCTTCAAGTTTCCCAGTACACATATACAGTTAAAATACTGGTTATGCTAAAGCCACGAGATAACCCTTCATGTCTCCTAGTATGGCTatacatttatcttatttatttttaatttctaaaaatagagatgggagtctcactgtgttgcccaggctgggctctaaGTCCTGGgatccagtgatcctcccacctcagcctcctgagcagctgtaactacaggtacctgccaacTGTGCCCAACTCTGGCTCTaatcttttaagtggaaaataacaagtgttggcaaggatgtgaaaaTATTAGAAGACTTATGCATTTGTCAGCACAGTCAGAAGTGGAATATGTTGCAGAATGCTTTGTCCAAAATCTTAAATCTATATAGTTATATTCCTTCTGTATACCTGGCTACTCTCACTTTTAAGATTAAAAGAACCCAAGCCATTCCACAGTTCTGCTTGTTCTCTCTTCttgttttatctctttgtcttcaCTGGCTTACAAATTTCTCTTCAATTTACTAACTTCTTATTCTCCTTAGTGactttttatgtattatatttgtCTCTTATGACCAATATTTACCAGTCAAAAGCCACTAAAATTCTCATTCCAGTATGATaaattcctttcttcattttattagatcttaatttaaattatttttctcttcactgGGTTTAAAGATTTAGCTGGCTAACTTTGGTGTACcagattttcagtttttaaagtatatagtAAACAAGGGAAAGAACTGTCAAGGTTAGTTAAGTTCTTCAGCCCTTTCAAAAATCATTGTATTGGTTGAGCTTCAAATGTTCCTAAGTTTATCAATTGTCATGTTCTCTTCAGTAACTGTGTCTTCTACAAATTTTACATTATACTACCTGGCTTGTCTTACGATATATCCAAAGAGAATTTACTTAATGAAATTCCAAAAGACATAATGATGTGATTTTCACTTATAAGATGGGCAAATTTCATAACACAAAGCCACATCCTACAGAGAACACTAGACAGTAGTTACAGCAGCTGGGTTCCAATACTGGATCTTCACTAAATGATCCTGTGATCTTtggcaagttccttaacctccATAGACCCAAGTctccttgtttgtaaaatgaaggCTTTAGATATGATGAATCTTAGAATTTAAGGAACCTAAGGGTAATGTTATAAGGAAGTCCCATAGATTAGATGATATGGAATCCAATTACATGGAATTATATGGAATCATATATATGAGTAAGGTATAGCAATAGGGACAGACAGATAGCATAAAATATGAAGGATTAAGCCCAGCAAATGAGAATAAGGATAGCAATGAGGAGGCAGAATCTGCTGCCAGATAAAAAtgtctgcaaacaagaataattattCTCTCCAAGGGCAGGCTTATACAAAATGACTCTCAATAAACACATATTGGTAGCCATTTGGTCTGAGGAGATGATTGCTGAGCTGATGGCAGTatggaagaagaaaagcagaTTTATCCTCTTTAAAAAGGAAGATGATTCTAAATTTCAAGCATTGCTAATAACTTATTGGCAAATCTTCAAAcagctcttttgtttgtttgcttgttttgctcTACTCTTATTGCTTCTTTGTCCAAGATTTAAAATTGGGATTTAAGTAGCATAAAATCATAGGATTAGAAGTTTTTAGAAAGGTTTCTGCTGGTGTCCTCAAAATGGAAGATTTCTATATGGAAGAGGAAACTTGAAACTTTTAGTCTGTCATCCCCCTTcccccccaaccttttttttagagacaagagctcactctgttgccaaggctggagtgcaatggcataatcatggctcactccagcctctatctcccaggttcaaatgatcctcccatgtcagcctcctgagtaactaagaCTATAGacggtgccaccatgcctggctattttttttaagacagggtctcactatgttgcccaggctggtcttaaattcctgggctcaagagatccttctgcctcagtctcccaaagttctgggattacaggtgtgagcca
This genomic interval carries:
- the EFCAB5 gene encoding EF-hand calcium-binding domain-containing protein 5 isoform X4, with the protein product MKENVKQNRKQREHIDKIKVKVANTRKQALQEQFDEWILDPKGMIPKTVIQNVLHEFFQNPDFKLGSHCEQLDITDSTEPRLNKMEFTEYISSHIKDLKSEMFEELLKHLCHSADEFREVIKADMRRQMFAELFLHCDHGKVGFLDRQRTLALLELFYDHSSQMLRSLLRNPRQWPFIEFEEINLTELWGDMDNQKHIYEGFDEVLLEMNTLLSAKHASKTQSKLLESPDQPKLDEQRTSTTPPNPPEQWRGVTAEQGPQRISTEEQGKKSTAEQELYTESVIEPGTHTESTLEQESSRGLVTEQETHRESTTEQGQQKGSIEGQGPRRVSVSEQGARRESVAEQRSRRESIAEQGSRRESVAEQGSRRESTAEKDRRKGSVAEQGSRRMSTAEQESLRESIIEEPYQKSEQAPYGEIISEEQKDSTSQSRKDSILKSTKYGEPIPSEYIEVPLQEKRSWEQAYEEEVFLSSELQEEVPTLSRKDHFSETTKKEVQKDKSCEPKSQKIEGKSWSGEFFTCNWKMKYVTFEDEEQANLIYGNSRFADLHSIIRNIQSCKEVKGRTAFNGVSFNLLQFVQLLETFVGEDAPLSVSETLTSFFKEGYVETEQEKMNALEQFSQNAFQVRRRLLLEAIFQKWDSDGSGFLDLKEVDELLYTYKEGMEKESMKKAKLHIQFPKPHPGHEVRLSSKQFQNYIELVVSELRGNEDRVLESVVEFLMNALERSHIESLRNCARRKWLHQIQRAAETSGVSLEPVYSEAFKALTQDAEAHGNKKISAHISLLEENLLLPEKGNVLLRNVACTLDDALFVLNRVLYRDMKGISFTVVDEGKPIHVPQVQYHGNIFFWDQSRNKDDCNGSFLALPLQDAYMRIFGVLAVDTLRDPHEINIFLPHEIRFYQGVANVFSTAYHYVHSREHILHIVITGIGWLFDVTSSITSITMYFVEPSPAQDSDYVLRNMMVTGQLGLTEIHKNPPTIHRKSCIFRSFPNRSMEIW